In Paenibacillus hexagrammi, the following are encoded in one genomic region:
- a CDS encoding LysR family transcriptional regulator — MDIQYYVTFREVARSLNYTRAAETLGYSQPSITVQIQKLEKYYGVKLIGREGKSLQLTPGGVQFLAYADRIVTAHMEAKYLFSAQDEVELKIGTIETMTAYFLPPYLQQMKRQFPNSSLTIIPSNEPDIMDQVKKGSLDIGIILDPHYSDPQLRTIAIRREELIVVCPPGHELLKRREISISELADSQLLLTEKGCTYRSALEQQLEDQRVHYQVISELGSIEAIKQCIRIGLGIALIPKITVQTELDKGQLGAIPLAEGSLPDFYTQIILSKNKFITPALEHFISLLTSTGES, encoded by the coding sequence ATGGATATTCAGTACTATGTAACCTTTCGGGAAGTGGCCAGGTCTTTGAACTATACTAGAGCCGCTGAGACCCTCGGCTACTCGCAGCCAAGTATAACGGTCCAAATTCAAAAGCTGGAGAAATATTACGGAGTAAAGCTGATTGGAAGAGAAGGCAAAAGCCTCCAATTAACGCCGGGTGGCGTACAGTTTTTGGCTTATGCGGACCGGATTGTAACGGCTCACATGGAAGCAAAGTACTTGTTTTCCGCACAGGATGAAGTTGAGCTAAAAATCGGTACCATCGAGACGATGACTGCGTATTTTTTGCCGCCTTATTTGCAGCAGATGAAACGGCAATTTCCGAACAGCAGCTTGACCATTATTCCGTCCAATGAGCCTGATATCATGGATCAAGTGAAGAAGGGGAGCCTGGATATCGGCATTATCCTGGATCCTCACTACTCTGACCCCCAATTACGAACCATCGCGATTCGGAGAGAGGAATTGATCGTGGTTTGTCCACCGGGACATGAGCTGCTAAAGAGGCGGGAGATATCGATTAGTGAATTGGCTGACAGTCAGCTGCTGCTGACAGAGAAAGGTTGTACCTATCGATCTGCACTGGAGCAGCAGCTTGAGGATCAGCGTGTGCATTACCAGGTTATCTCCGAGCTGGGCAGCATCGAAGCAATCAAGCAATGTATTCGGATCGGGCTGGGCATTGCACTGATTCCCAAGATTACAGTTCAGACCGAGCTGGACAAAGGTCAACTCGGCGCAATCCCGCTTGCGGAAGGAAGCCTCCCGGATTTTTATACCCAGATCATCCTTTCCAAAAATAAATTCATCACTCCGGCTCTAGAGCACTTTATATCACTGCTCACTAGCACTGGAGAGAGCTAG
- a CDS encoding GNAT family N-acetyltransferase, which translates to MEIKQIGQEMTWSIRQRVLWPSKDIAYVQLEEDAQGVHYGVYLGEELVSVISLFVEGEEAQFRKFATLEQEQGKGYGSRLLAYILKELEHRGIKRVWCNARQDKAPFYQRFGMIPTGQVFVKEDVSYVIMEKAL; encoded by the coding sequence ATGGAAATCAAACAAATTGGCCAAGAAATGACATGGTCGATCAGGCAGCGAGTGCTCTGGCCGAGCAAAGATATCGCCTATGTTCAGTTGGAGGAAGATGCACAGGGTGTGCATTACGGCGTCTATCTTGGAGAGGAGCTTGTCTCCGTGATTTCGCTATTCGTAGAGGGCGAGGAAGCCCAGTTTCGCAAGTTCGCGACCCTCGAACAGGAGCAGGGAAAAGGCTATGGCAGCAGGCTGCTGGCTTACATATTAAAGGAGCTAGAGCATAGAGGTATCAAAAGAGTCTGGTGCAATGCGCGACAGGATAAAGCGCCGTTCTATCAGAGATTTGGGATGATCCCGACCGGCCAGGTCTTTGTTAAAGAAGATGTATCGTATGTGATCATGGAAAAAGCTTTGTAA
- a CDS encoding TetR/AcrR family transcriptional regulator, producing MRKDEATRKHIIMKSAELFNQKGYAGSSIQDIMDITGLTKGGLYRRFSNKDEIAVEAFEYAGRVLLEQMSAAIQNSDTAIDKIMSVCQVHIDPVHNPPIKGGCPLLNTAVESDDTFPLLREKALAAYEYMLLLIGDILRGGISSGEFRSDLDVESVASFIVSSLEGSVMASRLSRDGKHVRFIMEQLQVLLHTYRSVH from the coding sequence ATGCGTAAAGACGAAGCGACACGGAAACATATCATTATGAAATCCGCAGAGCTATTTAATCAAAAGGGATATGCAGGTTCATCGATTCAAGACATTATGGATATCACGGGCTTAACAAAAGGGGGCCTCTATCGAAGATTCTCGAACAAGGATGAAATCGCCGTGGAGGCATTTGAATACGCGGGGCGGGTATTATTGGAGCAGATGTCTGCAGCCATTCAAAACTCAGATACGGCCATAGACAAAATCATGTCCGTCTGTCAGGTTCACATCGATCCCGTCCACAATCCGCCGATTAAAGGAGGGTGTCCTCTGCTCAATACGGCTGTCGAAAGTGACGACACATTTCCGCTGCTTCGGGAGAAAGCTTTGGCTGCCTATGAGTACATGCTGCTTCTTATTGGGGATATTTTAAGGGGAGGCATCTCTTCCGGGGAGTTCCGGTCTGATCTGGACGTGGAATCGGTCGCGTCCTTCATCGTCTCCTCTCTGGAGGGCAGTGTCATGGCGAGCAGATTAAGCAGAGACGGCAAGCATGTCCGGTTTATCATGGAGCAGCTTCAGGTTCTGCTGCATACTTACCGCAGTGTTCATTAG
- a CDS encoding phosphotransferase enzyme family protein, with product MRACFGATVRTAVLNDQGWLNLKWRMETDNGLVFVKYYHPDRYKLHVNSRRRKALEHALQLQHGLSSAGVPCPDIFLFNGQCMQETPSGLCYAVSDWLDGRTVEAGSMNENQMYELGMATGHMHKWLQRIAPLDRPAWVPDKEAYMKEWQENWEKAQEAEDHLVIGWLERSRSIVDSLDFTMFAASPTGWLHWDLWVDNVLLHESGLVGIVDFDRMAMGYPEVDVARAILSGALRDGKLCSATAAAFMNGYRQYVQLDQSVLDRAMRMLYLIESIWWLRTEVRVESGLRGLLGRFVEEMHWIEDHWKVLPELLRL from the coding sequence ATGAGAGCATGTTTCGGAGCAACAGTTCGAACTGCAGTATTGAATGATCAAGGCTGGCTTAACCTCAAGTGGAGAATGGAGACGGATAACGGCCTTGTATTCGTTAAGTATTATCATCCGGATAGGTACAAGCTGCACGTGAACTCCCGCAGGAGAAAAGCACTTGAGCATGCCTTGCAGCTGCAGCATGGGTTAAGCAGTGCCGGTGTCCCTTGTCCGGACATCTTCCTTTTTAACGGCCAATGTATGCAAGAAACACCATCGGGCTTATGCTATGCAGTATCGGATTGGTTAGACGGCCGGACAGTGGAAGCCGGGAGCATGAATGAGAACCAGATGTATGAGCTCGGGATGGCGACCGGTCATATGCATAAGTGGCTGCAGCGCATTGCTCCTCTGGATAGACCTGCCTGGGTGCCGGATAAGGAAGCCTATATGAAGGAGTGGCAGGAGAACTGGGAGAAAGCGCAAGAGGCAGAGGATCATCTTGTAATTGGATGGCTTGAACGGTCGCGCAGCATAGTGGATTCCCTAGACTTTACCATGTTTGCCGCTTCTCCAACCGGGTGGCTGCATTGGGATTTATGGGTGGATAATGTATTGCTTCATGAGAGTGGCTTGGTTGGTATTGTTGATTTTGATCGGATGGCTATGGGCTACCCGGAAGTCGATGTGGCCCGCGCTATTTTGTCGGGGGCACTCAGAGATGGAAAGCTATGTTCGGCAACAGCCGCAGCATTCATGAACGGATACCGGCAGTATGTACAGCTGGATCAAAGTGTACTCGACCGAGCCATGCGAATGCTCTACTTGATCGAATCCATCTGGTGGCTGCGCACGGAGGTTCGTGTTGAAAGCGGACTTCGCGGGCTTCTTGGCCGGTTTGTGGAAGAAATGCATTGGATCGAAGATCATTGGAAGGTGCTGCCTGAGCTGCTCCGCCTGTAA
- a CDS encoding MBL fold metallo-hydrolase yields MMMSHIKIVRIPILPMYMVNAHLIVGPDGCILVDAGVPGSEHKIERALAKERLTFKDIKLIVVTHAHVDHAGSAAVLREKSGAPILAHEGDAKHFSRETPMTFCPTGWVSRLFIKTPFIFQPYVPFEADIQVTRQSVISLDRYGIPGKIRHTPGHTAGSISVELESNQALVGDLVASGILLGGLSEPHVRYVRLLKMTLTWLRVN; encoded by the coding sequence ATGATGATGAGTCATATCAAAATTGTTCGTATTCCGATTCTCCCCATGTACATGGTGAATGCCCATCTCATTGTCGGACCTGACGGATGCATACTTGTCGATGCTGGGGTGCCCGGTTCCGAGCATAAGATCGAGAGAGCCTTGGCTAAGGAACGGCTAACCTTCAAGGATATTAAGCTTATTGTTGTGACTCATGCGCATGTGGACCATGCCGGGAGTGCGGCAGTGCTCCGCGAAAAATCGGGAGCGCCGATACTGGCTCATGAGGGGGATGCCAAGCATTTTAGCCGGGAAACCCCTATGACCTTCTGCCCTACGGGGTGGGTGAGCCGTTTGTTTATCAAGACACCGTTTATTTTTCAACCGTATGTACCTTTTGAAGCCGATATCCAAGTGACAAGACAGTCCGTGATTAGCTTGGACCGATACGGGATTCCGGGGAAGATCAGACATACGCCCGGGCACACCGCAGGCTCCATCTCGGTAGAGCTTGAGTCGAATCAGGCGCTAGTCGGAGACCTGGTTGCTTCGGGCATCTTGCTAGGGGGATTGTCAGAACCTCACGTGCGATACGTCCGCCTTTTGAAGATGACCCTCACATGGTTGCGCGTGAACTAA
- a CDS encoding ATP-binding cassette domain-containing protein, translating into MIEVSQITKKYGRKRVLDEATFTADKGQITCLVGINGVGKSTILKAIMGLTTISSGQILIDGQRLEPKLYEKIVFIPDTITMPPNMKIGDAMLFMNDFYPNWNVKRAFELLSFFKLKVQDRIGDLSKGNAAKMNLLLGLALDADYLLMDEPFSGIDIFSREQIANVFTTHLIEDRGVIITTHEIQDIEHLIDKVVLLDQGRVLKEFSAEEVRMKEGKSVVDVMREVYQA; encoded by the coding sequence ATGATTGAAGTAAGTCAGATCACGAAAAAATATGGAAGAAAACGCGTGCTGGACGAGGCGACGTTCACGGCGGATAAAGGGCAGATTACTTGTCTTGTCGGGATCAACGGCGTAGGTAAATCAACGATTCTCAAAGCTATTATGGGCCTAACGACGATTTCAAGCGGGCAGATCCTCATTGACGGTCAACGGCTGGAGCCTAAGCTGTATGAGAAGATTGTATTCATTCCGGATACGATCACGATGCCCCCGAATATGAAAATTGGCGACGCCATGCTGTTTATGAATGATTTTTATCCGAATTGGAACGTGAAGCGGGCATTCGAACTGTTAAGCTTTTTCAAGCTAAAGGTTCAAGACCGGATCGGGGATTTGTCCAAAGGGAACGCAGCCAAGATGAATCTGCTGCTCGGTTTGGCGCTTGATGCGGATTATTTGCTAATGGATGAACCGTTCTCGGGGATCGATATTTTCAGCCGGGAGCAAATTGCGAACGTCTTTACGACGCACCTTATCGAGGATCGCGGAGTGATCATCACCACACATGAAATTCAAGATATCGAGCACTTGATCGATAAGGTTGTGCTGCTGGATCAGGGCAGAGTCTTGAAGGAATTTAGTGCGGAGGAAGTGCGCATGAAGGAAGGCAAGTCTGTGGTAGATGTAATGAGAGAGGTGTATCAAGCATGA
- a CDS encoding phosphatidylinositol-specific phospholipase C/glycerophosphodiester phosphodiesterase family protein, whose product MKRLLCFVIAAALSGMLILSSCSTAQAQAQEVQGSPEWTSNRMIAHGMGGISDTAYTNSYEAFVLNYQKGHRVFEADLILTEDGKLAARHDWLPYTAERLKLDLPESQIGEPLDMNEFKKVKILGKFMPLSFRDIVRLMHLYPDIYFVTDTKETDLNLVRKQFEQIKQTADRIDPSVLDRMIPELYTQDMYHEVMDIYPFPNKLYSLYLSNESQEETVKFVKENGIQTVAMPVERAQMMPELVKALNEEGVRTYVHTVNAQEDIDAMLKLGVYGIYTDYLPNDSDMFGEGSNGEMQGGNLQAGDSSSSSPGASSTGASNLSSSKAEAANLSNSKTGAALPSKLLVMNLLPILIAVGIFIVLWIMEHRRNRKRRGR is encoded by the coding sequence ATGAAACGACTCTTATGCTTTGTGATTGCCGCTGCACTTAGCGGAATGTTGATCCTGTCAAGCTGCTCAACGGCCCAAGCGCAAGCGCAGGAAGTGCAGGGTTCACCTGAATGGACATCTAATCGGATGATTGCTCATGGCATGGGCGGAATTAGCGATACGGCTTATACGAATTCGTATGAAGCTTTTGTGTTGAATTATCAAAAAGGGCATCGCGTCTTCGAGGCTGATTTGATATTGACGGAGGACGGGAAGTTGGCTGCTCGGCATGACTGGCTGCCTTATACCGCAGAAAGGCTGAAGCTTGACTTACCCGAGTCCCAAATCGGTGAGCCTCTGGATATGAACGAATTCAAGAAAGTGAAAATATTAGGCAAATTTATGCCGCTCTCCTTCCGGGATATCGTCAGGCTCATGCACCTCTATCCCGACATCTACTTCGTCACCGATACGAAGGAAACGGATCTGAACCTCGTGCGAAAGCAGTTCGAGCAAATCAAACAAACGGCCGACCGTATCGACCCTTCCGTTCTGGACCGGATGATCCCCGAGCTGTACACACAAGACATGTACCATGAGGTCATGGACATTTATCCTTTTCCAAACAAGCTGTATTCCTTATATTTATCCAATGAATCCCAAGAAGAAACGGTCAAGTTCGTGAAGGAGAATGGCATTCAGACGGTAGCGATGCCTGTAGAGCGGGCGCAGATGATGCCTGAGTTGGTGAAGGCTTTAAACGAGGAAGGAGTCCGCACGTATGTGCATACCGTGAACGCACAGGAAGATATCGATGCCATGCTGAAGCTTGGTGTGTACGGCATCTACACGGATTATTTGCCCAATGACTCAGATATGTTCGGTGAGGGCAGCAATGGAGAGATGCAAGGCGGCAATCTGCAGGCAGGAGATTCAAGCAGTTCTTCACCAGGAGCAAGCAGCACGGGAGCTTCGAATTTGAGCAGTTCGAAAGCTGAAGCAGCGAATTTGAGCAATTCAAAAACCGGAGCTGCTCTTCCCAGCAAGTTGCTGGTTATGAATCTCTTGCCGATCCTGATTGCAGTAGGCATATTCATAGTGCTATGGATCATGGAGCATCGCAGGAACCGTAAACGTAGGGGGCGTTGA
- a CDS encoding GntR family transcriptional regulator, whose product MNVMFNNRDPVYLQVVRHFKEEIATGRMTAGQEIPSRRELAGLLQINPNTAQRAYKEMEEQKLIVTEGNSPSRITMDEQVLKSIREELLRDAVDAFVGSVMKIAVPVDELLDLVKVKYEEERAKE is encoded by the coding sequence ATGAACGTTATGTTTAACAATCGAGATCCCGTGTATCTGCAGGTGGTGCGGCATTTTAAGGAAGAGATCGCCACTGGCAGAATGACGGCGGGGCAAGAAATTCCATCCCGCAGGGAGCTGGCCGGATTGCTGCAGATTAACCCGAATACAGCACAACGTGCTTATAAGGAAATGGAGGAGCAGAAGTTGATTGTAACCGAAGGAAATTCCCCAAGCAGGATTACCATGGATGAGCAGGTCTTGAAGTCGATTCGAGAGGAGCTGCTCCGCGATGCCGTCGATGCCTTTGTCGGGTCGGTCATGAAGATTGCGGTACCGGTAGACGAATTGCTGGATTTGGTAAAGGTAAAGTACGAAGAGGAGCGGGCCAAAGAGTAG
- a CDS encoding MarR family winged helix-turn-helix transcriptional regulator: MDEKDLELIDYELVVFIRRCSLDKELGGLDRSTYTLLTQLSKSGGPAGVKALADEFRLDVSTISRQTTVLESKGYVQRLQDPTDGRSSKFQVTEEGMRKLEEAKKARLARHAQLFQDWTDAERRQFGELLARLNRTF, translated from the coding sequence ATGGATGAAAAGGATTTGGAGCTGATCGATTACGAACTCGTTGTTTTTATACGCAGATGTTCCTTGGATAAGGAGCTAGGGGGCTTGGACAGGTCGACATATACGCTGCTTACGCAGCTATCCAAGAGCGGTGGACCGGCAGGGGTCAAAGCTCTGGCTGACGAGTTTCGATTGGATGTGTCAACGATCAGCAGGCAAACAACTGTCCTGGAGAGCAAGGGGTATGTGCAGCGGCTTCAAGATCCCACAGATGGTCGATCCAGCAAGTTTCAAGTGACGGAGGAAGGGATGCGCAAGCTGGAAGAGGCCAAAAAAGCTCGGCTTGCCAGGCATGCGCAGCTATTTCAAGATTGGACGGATGCGGAGCGGCGGCAATTTGGTGAGCTTTTGGCTAGGTTGAACCGCACCTTTTAG